Proteins encoded within one genomic window of Mya arenaria isolate MELC-2E11 chromosome 13, ASM2691426v1:
- the LOC128214147 gene encoding cytosolic carboxypeptidase-like protein 5 isoform X5 codes for MMEARCGGLLFTSKFDSGNLARVEKATKDEDDEDSGGPKYSNEVKPDYEFNVWTKPDCAGTEFENGNRSWFYFGIRGWNPGRLIKINIVNMNRQGKLYSQGHSPIVKTVPGRPRWERIRDRPTFETVDGQFILSFTYRFPEFRGATTYFTFCYPWSYTESQDVLQELDKKYTDCKNLTSDSAPDSIYYHRELLCHSLDKQRMDLITISSCHGLLNETEPHFDPRLFPDRNREHRCKKFKGKRVYLLSSRVHPGETPASIVFNGFLEFLLRDNDPRAKSLRKHFVFKLIPMLNPDGVTRGHYRTDQRGVNLNRLYLDPSFEYHPTIYASKSVLVFHHVMNRVTSLEDTVDINVHFPGGFILSSHNSYNLLKNKPAVADKGKTGDGGENKNQNNHSERSVGSASSSVSITSSDSTVKSAPKHNHVGQNHMLNSSHGSGSHHGHAPKSLVSNRTPRFTPRYHKDMTPKETETTAQFQNGELDIYTLENSHNQYNDTVLTAEHPIPSKLSGTPRHSITKSEMPTKHHSAPKVERLNLAELNESDSDNAPKREKSFVGESIRIISSTSSFASYLPEKERVDSELRLRLSQMTMSDDMRGRLSKGFSTLSENVLDSDDDDDPNTENLGNEGSEDEGDNVPVFTGTNAPHLGDPKLRDIPASESGIAFFVDLHGHASKRGCFIYGNYFEHEDTQVENMLFPKCISMNTAHFDFTGCNFTEKNMYTRDKRDGMSKEGSGRVAIYKAIGITHSYTLECNYNTGRMVNPVPQAYGDDGRATPPPLAGFPPKYTMAHFEEVGRALAIAAIDMYDVNPWSRLTLSEHNCLAGVRESVRRYLRSIRGGPRIPRNPTKPMSRNNSVSGLNNQNNSRPGRFGGNNDSSGPGRQPYSRNNSTDSNATRQPFSRNSSVESNLGSTGSVVARYMKRDSASQGRRELGPVRETSSSRQNVNQSRRRPGLNQSSQPVTRSAPQATTSSGNHPVNLTMTTAAPEGERSRQFSAGSMASQVSKEEEKVEQLKNMSSLIALSKKNGSQNSRIPLPTGRYFLNLSPTDLPPPRTPITNNLRPQPPKSASSRRNTLDRSLPLESPSSHRTLTPVGTLRSSERSGDQGRQKSGERGDGRDVLDVSKASATSLSSNTSTRPAIIDANMSANAATAELESQKRRRRYTFLKRRNLPNPPNTGSGKSTGSGSIRTAARQGSNADSGSEVDKGMKAKRRRKKSSRKNLSMASPSSDERDGKRQSNDLPKSVPRSLFKPVPDTPDLAGMSARSQISDPIANCQPHPVIIDSLHSETAPVW; via the exons ATGATGGAGGCTCGCTGTGGAGGTTTGCTTTTCACATCGAAGTTTGACTCTGGGAATCTTGCCAGAGTTGAGAAGGCGACTAAAGATGAGGATGATGAAGATTCAGGGG GACCAAAATATTCCAATGAAGTCAAACCAGACTATGAGTTCAATGTTTGGACAAAACCAGACTGTGCTGGTACAGAGTTTGAAAATGGAAACAG GTCATGGTTCTACTTTGGAATCCGAGGCTGGAATCCGGGCAGGCTTATCAAGATCAACATTGTGAACATGAACCGACAGGGGAAACTGTACAGTCAGGGTCATTCCCCCATCGTGAAGACAGTGCCAGGCAGGCCACGCTGGGAACGCATCAGAGATAGGCCTACATTTGAG ACTGTTGATGGCCAATTCATCCTCAGCTTCACCTATCGGTTCCCAGAATTCCGAGGTGCCACGACGTATTTCACATTCTGCTACCCTTGGTCGTACACAGAGAGCCAGGATGTCCTGCAGGAACTAGACAAAAAATACACGGACTGCAAAAACCTTACATCTGATAG TGCTCCAGACTCTATTTACTACCACCGGGAGCTGCTTTGTCACTCCCTAGACAAGCAGCGTATGGATCTGATCACAATTTCTTCATGTCACGGCCTACTTAACGAGACTGAGCCCCACTTCGACCCCCGTCTCTTCCCAGACAGAAACAGGGAGCATCGATGCAAAAAGTTCAAAGGGAAAAGG GTGTATCTATTGAGCAGCCGAGTTCATCCAGGAGAGACACCTGCTAGTATAGTCTTCAATGGGTTTCTCGAGTTTTTGCTCAGAGACAACGATCCACGTGCCAAGTCGTTACgcaaacattttgtatttaagcTAATTCCCATGCTGAATCCCGATGGGGTTACACGGGGCCATTACAGAACTGATCAACGAGGAGTGAATCTGAACAGACTATATTTAGACCCAAGTTTTGAATATCACCCTACCATATATGCTTCCAAGAGTGTCCTTGTGTTCCACCACGTTATGAAtagagttacttcccttgaaGACACAGTTGACATTAATGTTCACTTCCCAGGGGGGTTCATATTGTCTAGTCATAATAGCTATAACCTGCTGAAAAATAAGCCCGCTGTTGCTGATAAGGGAAAAACTGGCGATGGTGGTGAAAATAAGAATCAGAACAATCACTCAGAGCGAAGCGTCGGTAGTGCCAGTAGCTCAGTCAGTATTACTAGTAGTGATTCAACAGTAAAAAGTGCTCCGAAGCACAATCATGTTGGCCAAAACCATATGTTGAATAGTAGCCATGGGTCAGGGAGTCATCATGGCCATGCTCCAAAGTCCCTTGTAAGTAATCGTACCCCGAGGTTTACTCCGAGGTATCACAAAGACATGACTCCGAAAGAGACAGAAACCACAGCTCAGTTTCAAAATGGGGAGTTGGATATATACACATTAGAAAACAGCCATAATCAGTATAATGACACAGTATTAACCGCAGAGCATCCAATACCTTCAAAACTCTCAGGCACCCCCAGACACAGCATTACAAAGTCAGAAATGCCAACGAAGCATCATTCTGCGCCAAAAGTTGAGAGGCTTAATCTTGCGGAGCTTAATGAATCTGATAGTGATAACGCTCCGAAACGCGAAAAATCCTTTGTTGGTGAATCCATTAGAATTATTTCCTCGACGTCAAGTTTTGCAAGTTATCTTCCAGAGAAGGAGAGAGTGGACAGTGAATTACGATTGAGATTATCGCAAATGACAATGTCAGACGACATGCGCGGGAGATTATCCAAGGGGTTCAGCACGTTGAGTGAAAATGTGCTTGActcagatgatgatgatgacccCAACACAGAGAATTTAGGAAATGAAGGGTCAGAGGACGAGGGTGATAATGTGCCTGTGTTCACAGGAACAAATGCACCTCATCTAGGTGACCCAAAGTTGCGCGATATCCCTGCATCGGAAAGTGGGATTGCCTTCTTTGTAGATCTACACGGGCATGCTTCAAAGCGTGGATGCTTCATTTATGGCAACTATTTTGAACATGAAGACACACAG GTGGAGAACATGCTGTTCCCAAAGTGCATCTCAATGAACACTGCACACTTTGACTTCACTGGATGTAACTTTACGGAGAAGAACATGTACACTCGGGACAAGCGAGACGGAATGTCGAAGGAAGGGAGTGGCAGAGTGGCCATATACAAGGCAATCGGCATTACACACAG TTACACCTTGGAGTGCAACTACAACACAGGGCGGATGGTAAACCCTGTACCTCAGGCGTATGGAGATGATGGTCGGGCTACACCCCCACCCCTGGCAGGCTTTCCACCGAAATACACCATGGCACACTTTGAAGAG GTGGGGCGAGCGTTAGCTATAGCTGCGATAGACATGTACGACGTCAACCCATGGTCTCGTCTGACCCTGTCAGAACACAACTGCCTGGCCGGGGTGCGGGAATCAGTGAGGCGCTACCTTCGCAGTATACGTGGTGGACCTCGTATCCCAAGAAATCCCACAAAGCCTATGTCTAGGAATAACAG TGTAAGTGGTCTAAATAACCAGAACAACAGCAGGCCCGGTAGATTCGGTGGCAACAATGACAGCTCTGGTCCAGGTCGACAACCATACTCACGAAACAATTCTACAGATTCGAATGCAACGCGTCAGCCATTTTCCCGGAACAGCTCAGTGGAGTCAAACCTGGGGAGTACAGGCAGCGTGGTGGCTCGTTACATGAAGAGGGACTCTGCGAGTCAAGGGCGACGAGAACTGGGCCCTGTCAGAGAGA ctTCAAGCTCTCGCCAAAATGTGAACCAGTCGAGACGAAggcctgggttgaaccagtcaAGTCAACCTGTGACTCGGTCTGCCCCTCAGGCAACAACATCATCTGGCAACCATCCAGTGAACCTCACCATGACAACTGCGGCCCCGGAGGGGGAGAGGAGCCGACAGTTCTCTGCAGGAAGCATGGCGTCACAGGTCAGCAAGGAGGAGGAAAAAGTGGAACAGCTGAAAAACATGTCCAGTCTG aTTGCACTTTCCAAGAAAAATGGATCCCAAAACAGTCGTATCCCACTACCAACAGGGCGTTATTTCCTGAACCTGTCCCCCACCGATCTTCCCCCTCCACGCACACCAATCACAAACAACCTTCGACCCCAGCCCCCAAAATCTGCTTCCAGTCGTAGAAACACACTAGATCGCTCCCTGCCCCTTGAGTCACCTTCGTCGCATAGGACCTTAACTCCCGTTGGGACCCTTCGGTCCAGTGAGAGGTCAGGAGATCAGGGGAGACAGAAATCGGGAGAGAGGGGGGATGGGCGGGATGTGCTTGATGTATCAAAGGCTAGCGCAACCAGTCTTTCCAGTAATACCTCTACACGACCAGCCATCATAGACGCTAACATGAGTGCTAATGCTGCTACTGCTGAACT GGAATCTCAAAAGCGTCGTCGTAGGTACACATTTCTGAAGCGCCGAAATTTGCCAAACCCTCCAAACACCGGATCCGGAAAATCCACCGGTTCCGGCAGCATTCGTACAGCAGCTCGACAGGGAAGTAATGCAGACTCAGGCAGTGAAGTCGATAAAGGGATGAAGGCTAAACGCAGGCGGAAAAAATCATCACGAAAAAATCTCTCAATGGCGTCTCCATCATCAGATGAGAGAGATG GAAAAAGACAGTCAAATGATTTACCTAAGTCTGTACCACGCTCCCTGTTTAAGCCAGTCCCAG ACACGCCGGATTTAGCGGGGATGTCAGCGCGGTCTCAAATCAGCGACCCCATCGCCAACTGCCAGCCACACCCAGTAATTATAGACAGTCTGCACTCAGA AACGGCTCCGGTGTGGTAA
- the LOC128214147 gene encoding cytosolic carboxypeptidase-like protein 5 isoform X8, with amino-acid sequence MMEARCGGLLFTSKFDSGNLARVEKATKDEDDEDSGGPKYSNEVKPDYEFNVWTKPDCAGTEFENGNRSWFYFGIRGWNPGRLIKINIVNMNRQGKLYSQGHSPIVKTVPGRPRWERIRDRPTFETVDGQFILSFTYRFPEFRGATTYFTFCYPWSYTESQDVLQELDKKYTDCKNLTSDSAPDSIYYHRELLCHSLDKQRMDLITISSCHGLLNETEPHFDPRLFPDRNREHRCKKFKGKRVYLLSSRVHPGETPASIVFNGFLEFLLRDNDPRAKSLRKHFVFKLIPMLNPDGVTRGHYRTDQRGVNLNRLYLDPSFEYHPTIYASKSVLVFHHVMNRVTSLEDTVDINVHFPGGFILSSHNSYNLLKNKPAVADKGKTGDGGENKNQNNHSERSVGSASSSVSITSSDSTVKSAPKHNHVGQNHMLNSSHGSGSHHGHAPKSLVSNRTPRFTPRYHKDMTPKETETTAQFQNGELDIYTLENSHNQYNDTVLTAEHPIPSKLSGTPRHSITKSEMPTKHHSAPKVERLNLAELNESDSDNAPKREKSFVGESIRIISSTSSFASYLPEKERVDSELRLRLSQMTMSDDMRGRLSKGFSTLSENVLDSDDDDDPNTENLGNEGSEDEGDNVPVFTGTNAPHLGDPKLRDIPASESGIAFFVDLHGHASKRGCFIYGNYFEHEDTQVENMLFPKCISMNTAHFDFTGCNFTEKNMYTRDKRDGMSKEGSGRVAIYKAIGITHSYTLECNYNTGRMVNPVPQAYGDDGRATPPPLAGFPPKYTMAHFEEVGRALAIAAIDMYDVNPWSRLTLSEHNCLAGVRESVRRYLRSIRGGPRIPRNPTKPMSRNNSVSGLNNQNNSRPGRFGGNNDSSGPGRQPYSRNNSTDSNATRQPFSRNSSVESNLGSTGSVVARYMKRDSASQGRRELGPVRETSSSRQNVNQSRRRPGLNQSSQPVTRSAPQATTSSGNHPVNLTMTTAAPEGERSRQFSAGSMASQVSKEEEKVEQLKNMSSLIALSKKNGSQNSRIPLPTGRYFLNLSPTDLPPPRTPITNNLRPQPPKSASSRRNTLDRSLPLESPSSHRTLTPVGTLRSSERSGDQGRQKSGERGDGRDVLDVSKASATSLSSNTSTRPAIIDANMSANAATAELESQKRRRRYTFLKRRNLPNPPNTGSGKSTGSGSIRTAARQGSNADSGSEVDKGMKAKRRRKKSSRKNLSMASPSSDERDGKRQSNDLPKSVPRSLFKPVPGTDR; translated from the exons ATGATGGAGGCTCGCTGTGGAGGTTTGCTTTTCACATCGAAGTTTGACTCTGGGAATCTTGCCAGAGTTGAGAAGGCGACTAAAGATGAGGATGATGAAGATTCAGGGG GACCAAAATATTCCAATGAAGTCAAACCAGACTATGAGTTCAATGTTTGGACAAAACCAGACTGTGCTGGTACAGAGTTTGAAAATGGAAACAG GTCATGGTTCTACTTTGGAATCCGAGGCTGGAATCCGGGCAGGCTTATCAAGATCAACATTGTGAACATGAACCGACAGGGGAAACTGTACAGTCAGGGTCATTCCCCCATCGTGAAGACAGTGCCAGGCAGGCCACGCTGGGAACGCATCAGAGATAGGCCTACATTTGAG ACTGTTGATGGCCAATTCATCCTCAGCTTCACCTATCGGTTCCCAGAATTCCGAGGTGCCACGACGTATTTCACATTCTGCTACCCTTGGTCGTACACAGAGAGCCAGGATGTCCTGCAGGAACTAGACAAAAAATACACGGACTGCAAAAACCTTACATCTGATAG TGCTCCAGACTCTATTTACTACCACCGGGAGCTGCTTTGTCACTCCCTAGACAAGCAGCGTATGGATCTGATCACAATTTCTTCATGTCACGGCCTACTTAACGAGACTGAGCCCCACTTCGACCCCCGTCTCTTCCCAGACAGAAACAGGGAGCATCGATGCAAAAAGTTCAAAGGGAAAAGG GTGTATCTATTGAGCAGCCGAGTTCATCCAGGAGAGACACCTGCTAGTATAGTCTTCAATGGGTTTCTCGAGTTTTTGCTCAGAGACAACGATCCACGTGCCAAGTCGTTACgcaaacattttgtatttaagcTAATTCCCATGCTGAATCCCGATGGGGTTACACGGGGCCATTACAGAACTGATCAACGAGGAGTGAATCTGAACAGACTATATTTAGACCCAAGTTTTGAATATCACCCTACCATATATGCTTCCAAGAGTGTCCTTGTGTTCCACCACGTTATGAAtagagttacttcccttgaaGACACAGTTGACATTAATGTTCACTTCCCAGGGGGGTTCATATTGTCTAGTCATAATAGCTATAACCTGCTGAAAAATAAGCCCGCTGTTGCTGATAAGGGAAAAACTGGCGATGGTGGTGAAAATAAGAATCAGAACAATCACTCAGAGCGAAGCGTCGGTAGTGCCAGTAGCTCAGTCAGTATTACTAGTAGTGATTCAACAGTAAAAAGTGCTCCGAAGCACAATCATGTTGGCCAAAACCATATGTTGAATAGTAGCCATGGGTCAGGGAGTCATCATGGCCATGCTCCAAAGTCCCTTGTAAGTAATCGTACCCCGAGGTTTACTCCGAGGTATCACAAAGACATGACTCCGAAAGAGACAGAAACCACAGCTCAGTTTCAAAATGGGGAGTTGGATATATACACATTAGAAAACAGCCATAATCAGTATAATGACACAGTATTAACCGCAGAGCATCCAATACCTTCAAAACTCTCAGGCACCCCCAGACACAGCATTACAAAGTCAGAAATGCCAACGAAGCATCATTCTGCGCCAAAAGTTGAGAGGCTTAATCTTGCGGAGCTTAATGAATCTGATAGTGATAACGCTCCGAAACGCGAAAAATCCTTTGTTGGTGAATCCATTAGAATTATTTCCTCGACGTCAAGTTTTGCAAGTTATCTTCCAGAGAAGGAGAGAGTGGACAGTGAATTACGATTGAGATTATCGCAAATGACAATGTCAGACGACATGCGCGGGAGATTATCCAAGGGGTTCAGCACGTTGAGTGAAAATGTGCTTGActcagatgatgatgatgacccCAACACAGAGAATTTAGGAAATGAAGGGTCAGAGGACGAGGGTGATAATGTGCCTGTGTTCACAGGAACAAATGCACCTCATCTAGGTGACCCAAAGTTGCGCGATATCCCTGCATCGGAAAGTGGGATTGCCTTCTTTGTAGATCTACACGGGCATGCTTCAAAGCGTGGATGCTTCATTTATGGCAACTATTTTGAACATGAAGACACACAG GTGGAGAACATGCTGTTCCCAAAGTGCATCTCAATGAACACTGCACACTTTGACTTCACTGGATGTAACTTTACGGAGAAGAACATGTACACTCGGGACAAGCGAGACGGAATGTCGAAGGAAGGGAGTGGCAGAGTGGCCATATACAAGGCAATCGGCATTACACACAG TTACACCTTGGAGTGCAACTACAACACAGGGCGGATGGTAAACCCTGTACCTCAGGCGTATGGAGATGATGGTCGGGCTACACCCCCACCCCTGGCAGGCTTTCCACCGAAATACACCATGGCACACTTTGAAGAG GTGGGGCGAGCGTTAGCTATAGCTGCGATAGACATGTACGACGTCAACCCATGGTCTCGTCTGACCCTGTCAGAACACAACTGCCTGGCCGGGGTGCGGGAATCAGTGAGGCGCTACCTTCGCAGTATACGTGGTGGACCTCGTATCCCAAGAAATCCCACAAAGCCTATGTCTAGGAATAACAG TGTAAGTGGTCTAAATAACCAGAACAACAGCAGGCCCGGTAGATTCGGTGGCAACAATGACAGCTCTGGTCCAGGTCGACAACCATACTCACGAAACAATTCTACAGATTCGAATGCAACGCGTCAGCCATTTTCCCGGAACAGCTCAGTGGAGTCAAACCTGGGGAGTACAGGCAGCGTGGTGGCTCGTTACATGAAGAGGGACTCTGCGAGTCAAGGGCGACGAGAACTGGGCCCTGTCAGAGAGA ctTCAAGCTCTCGCCAAAATGTGAACCAGTCGAGACGAAggcctgggttgaaccagtcaAGTCAACCTGTGACTCGGTCTGCCCCTCAGGCAACAACATCATCTGGCAACCATCCAGTGAACCTCACCATGACAACTGCGGCCCCGGAGGGGGAGAGGAGCCGACAGTTCTCTGCAGGAAGCATGGCGTCACAGGTCAGCAAGGAGGAGGAAAAAGTGGAACAGCTGAAAAACATGTCCAGTCTG aTTGCACTTTCCAAGAAAAATGGATCCCAAAACAGTCGTATCCCACTACCAACAGGGCGTTATTTCCTGAACCTGTCCCCCACCGATCTTCCCCCTCCACGCACACCAATCACAAACAACCTTCGACCCCAGCCCCCAAAATCTGCTTCCAGTCGTAGAAACACACTAGATCGCTCCCTGCCCCTTGAGTCACCTTCGTCGCATAGGACCTTAACTCCCGTTGGGACCCTTCGGTCCAGTGAGAGGTCAGGAGATCAGGGGAGACAGAAATCGGGAGAGAGGGGGGATGGGCGGGATGTGCTTGATGTATCAAAGGCTAGCGCAACCAGTCTTTCCAGTAATACCTCTACACGACCAGCCATCATAGACGCTAACATGAGTGCTAATGCTGCTACTGCTGAACT GGAATCTCAAAAGCGTCGTCGTAGGTACACATTTCTGAAGCGCCGAAATTTGCCAAACCCTCCAAACACCGGATCCGGAAAATCCACCGGTTCCGGCAGCATTCGTACAGCAGCTCGACAGGGAAGTAATGCAGACTCAGGCAGTGAAGTCGATAAAGGGATGAAGGCTAAACGCAGGCGGAAAAAATCATCACGAAAAAATCTCTCAATGGCGTCTCCATCATCAGATGAGAGAGATG GAAAAAGACAGTCAAATGATTTACCTAAGTCTGTACCACGCTCCCTGTTTAAGCCAGTCCCAG GCACTGACAGGTAG